The region tgtcctctgactggattttacaaTTTTTGACTTGGGAcatttctgggcggggagctggtgtatttcctccagccaatgacagcacacaGGTGACTTAGGGTGTGGATACAATACAGTATCTGGATGCAATTTAAACCAGCAATTATGATGAACACATATGTagcagcagagaaaagaaaatataatcatagtgaggtgaGACACCAAAGCTcattctaaaacgagggtgaaccttgtgttggcttttaccgtggacgtggagttggtctgcttcctgttggacaggcaggtgacaaacactgggggttagcttgtgctagcatacgttagcttgcagtgtaggtacaagcagtaaacgtacacactatgTCCTGCAGGGAGTGTGAGCTTAAGGgggtgatgagcccaggaggaggagccagtttgaatattgtgtttacaagctgcaatgaAAAATGCttctgactccacctttaagttGGAGTTAGTTTTAAgtatatgtttgattttaaatcaaatatctaaatttTTACGATGTTATGTTATAATGTTTATCATTTACAACCTACAGTTTCTATTGGGTTGTATATTTCCTTCATCAGATATTTAAGCattgaaaaaagagaacaagccaataacagaaaaatgtaacaagctcaaaattgttgttttatcttttattttttatttcaaaataaaagtatttaacaCATATCCATGATGCGCCTCATGCTCATGAACCTGGTGCCGCTCATGCCCATGTCCCTGAAGCTCCTGTACTCTCCGGGCCTCATGTACATCATCCTGCCTCTGAAGTGGGGCTGCTCGTACATCAGCCAGTGGCCGTCCATCACGTTGCAGGACTGGCACTCGGACATGCGGTAACGCTCCTGGATGTTGTCACAGTCGTCCATCAGCTCGTGGCTCTGACCACCGAAGTTCTCCCTCTCGTAGATCTTCATCCTGAACTGACCTCTGTGCTGTAGTTTGAGAGAGTATAGAAAGAGAATATCTTAAGGTTTAACAACTGTTCTTGTCTTTTAGTAGAATAT is a window of Labrus mixtus chromosome 13, fLabMix1.1, whole genome shotgun sequence DNA encoding:
- the LOC132986973 gene encoding gamma-crystallin M3-like, translating into MTTTDMSMGKIIFYEDRNFQGRSYECMSDCPDMSSYLSRCQSCRVESGCFMVYERPNFMGNQFFMRRGEYADYMSMMGMSSGIRSCRMIPMHRGQFRMKIYERENFGGQSHELMDDCDNIQERYRMSECQSCNVMDGHWLMYEQPHFRGRMMYMRPGEYRSFRDMGMSGTRFMSMRRIMDMC